Genomic DNA from Ilyobacter polytropus DSM 2926:
TAGGGGGAAATGAATATGAAAGATAGTAAAGTAGATTTTATTTATTTAAGTGAAAAGGATATGATTGAAGCTGGAGTCAAAGATATGGGTGGTTGTGTAGATGCTATGGAGGAGATGTTCAAACTTCTTAAGGTTGGAGATTTTAGAATGGGTGGGTCTAACGGATTTTCTCACGGCTGTATGGTAACTTTTCCTGAAGAATCACCTTTTCCTAATATGCCTTTAGACGGCCCTGACAGAAGATTTATGGCAATGCCTGCATATCTTGGTGGTCAATTTGATATGGCTGGAGCAAAGTGGTATGGATCAAACTCTGACAATAGAGAAAAGGGATTACCAAGATCTATTCTTATGCTAACACTGAATGATAAAGATACTGGTGCACCTGTAGCACATATGTCAGCTAACGTTCTCAGTGCCTACAGAACAGGAGCTATTCCTGGAGTGGGAGTGAAATATCTGGCACATGAAAATGCCAAAGTCTGTGGTATTGTCGGTCCTGGAGTAATGGGGAAAACAGCTTTAGCTTCATTTATAGCTGTAAGACCTGGGATTGAAACAGTGAAAATAAAGGGGAGAAGTCAAGGATCAATAGATTCTTTCGTAAAATATGTAAAAGAGGAGTTCCCAACTGTTAAAAACATTGAAATCGTTGATGATATAGAGTCAGCAGTTAAAGATGCTGATGTTGTATGTTTAGCTACTTCTGCAACACTTGGAAATCTTGATGAATATCCATATGTAAAAGAGGAATGGATTAAACCTGGAGCAGTAATATGCTGTCCTGCGTCAGCAAGATTTGATGAAGATTTTATTGTAAATAAAGCCAGAACAGTTGTAGATTGTTTACATCTATATGAAGCATGGGCAGAGGAATATCCATATCCAACATTCCATACTATTCCTATTCCAGCTTGTTACAATATGGATTTACTGCATGAAGGGAAAATAACAAAAGATGACATACATGATCTCGGAGATATTTTAATGGGAACAATTCCTGCCCGTCGTAATGATGAAGAGATAATAATATACTCTGTAGGTGGTATGCCTGTTGAAGACATAGCATGGGGAACGATAGTATACAGAAATGCACTTAAAAAAGGCATCGGTACAAAACTTAACCTTTGGGAAAAACCAGAGTTGGCCTAAGAAAAATAGTTGACATAAAAAAGTTAACTTAAAAAATTGAAAAATTAGGAGGGTCTCCACATGAGAATAGAAGAACACCCGGTACTGGGAAAGATAGAAAAAGGTGAATTAGTGGATTTTACCATGGACGGTAAGCCGCTAAAAGGACATGAGGGAGAACCAATATCTGCAGCTTTAAAAGCTGCAGGTGTTATGGTTCACAGACACACACACAAGCATTCTCCAAGGGGAGTATTCTGTGCTATAGGACGTTGTACAGACTGTGTTATGGTGGTTAATGGCAAGGCAAATGTGAGAACCTGTGTTACTCCTTTAGAGCAGGGAATGGTAGTTGAAACTCAATATGGTGTTTCGGCAAAGGCAAAATAGACGAAATTAAATAAAGTTACTTTTTGAATAATTGATGTAAGTTATTGATTTTCTTATATTTTTAGTCACAAATCATAAAAATAAACTAAAAGAATGTAAAATTTTGGACACAGAGTATAACAGAGGAAATAAATGAGTTTATTAGAGTCCTAGCAGAAGAGTTCAGTTTAATTTATAGATTTTAATTATAGAATAGCAAAAAGGATGGGATGAATATGAAAAGATATGATCTTATAGTAGTCGGTGCAGGACCTGCAGGACTTTCAGCTGCCATTGAAGCTGCAAAAAGAGGTCTCGAAGTAGCTGTTTTCGATGAAAACTCTAAGCCAGGTGGCCAACTATTTAAGCAAATACATAAATTTTTCGGATCCAAAGAACATAAAGCTAAAATAAGAGGGTTTAAAATCGGGGATGAGCTCCTTGAAACAGCTAATGAGCTGGGTGTTAAAGTTGTGTTGAATGCAATTGTTATTGGAATTTATTCTGAAAAAGAGATAACAGTTAATATAGATGATGAAATAATACACTATAAAGCAGATTCAATTATAGTAGCTACAGGGGCATCTGAAAACATGGTTACATTTGACGGGTGGACACTTCCAGGTGTTATAGGTGCAGGAGCTGCACAGACTATGATGAATTTACACGGAGTGAAACCTGGTAAAAAAATACTAATGCTTGGGAGTGGTAATGTAGGCTTGGTTGTAAGTTATCAACTGTTACAAGCAGGATGTGAGGTAGTTGCAGTTGTAGATGCAGCACCAAAAATCGGTGGATATGGTGTTCATGCTGCAAAAATAGCACGTTGCGGTGTTCCTTTTTACCTGTCACATACAATTATCAAAGCAGAGGGTGATGACTGTATTAATGGAGTTGTGGTAGGAGAAGTTGACAGTAAATGGCAGATTGTAGAAGGAACGGAAAAACACTTTGATGTAGACACGATATGTCTGGCTGTAGGTCTATCTCCTATATCTCAGCTATTAAAAATGGCAGGGTGTGAAATGATTGAAGATCCTAAAAAAGGAGGACTGGTTCCTGTCTGTGATAATTATGGTGCCACGTCACTTCCAGGGATATTTGTTGCAGGGGATGTATCGGGTATAGAGGAAGCGAGTTCTGCAATGATAGAAGGAAGAATAGCTGGAATTGCAGCTGCTCACGCTTTGGGTTATATAGAAAAAGAAGAATTGATAAAAGAAGCTGAAGAACTAGAATCTTCTCTTATAAGCTTACGTCAGGGAATGTTTGCCCCTGAAAATCGAGGTAAAGACATTCTTAAAACTGATGAAGGTTTTGATGTTTCAAACAACTTACTAAGAAAAGGTTATTTAACAGATGACGAAGTGACAAAATATCCTGGTGTAAAATCAGTAAGCGGAGTACATCCTATTATTGAGTGTTCACAAAATATTCCGTGTAATCCTTGTCAGGATGCCTGTCCTAAAGGATGTATAAAAATTGGTTCTGATATCACAACATTGCCAGCTTTTGACGAGTCAACAAAATGTACTGGTTGTGGCTTGTGTGTAGTATCGTGTTCAGGACAATCAATATTCTTAATAGATGAGGATAAAGAAAAAGGATATACTCACATTACTATGCCTTATGAATTTTTACCATTGCCTGAAAAGGGTGACAAAGGAAAGGCATTGGATCGTAGTGGTAAACCAATTTGTGAGGCTGAAGTTGTTGGTGTGAGGACATCAAAGAATTTTGATCAAACAAGTTTGCTAACTATTAAAGTTACAGATGATATGGGGATGAAAGCCCGTTTCTTCAAGCAGTTGCAGGAGGTAAAATAATATGAGTAAAATAAATGATCGTTCAAAAGATATAGGAAAATTTATTCCTCAAGCTGATGATGATACGATAATCTGCAGATGTGAGGAAGTAACAAAGGGTGAAATTCGTCAAGCAATACATGCAGGGATGTTTACGCTTCAAGAAGTACGTAAATATTTGAGAACTGGAA
This window encodes:
- a CDS encoding tyramine oxidase subunit B, which gives rise to MKDSKVDFIYLSEKDMIEAGVKDMGGCVDAMEEMFKLLKVGDFRMGGSNGFSHGCMVTFPEESPFPNMPLDGPDRRFMAMPAYLGGQFDMAGAKWYGSNSDNREKGLPRSILMLTLNDKDTGAPVAHMSANVLSAYRTGAIPGVGVKYLAHENAKVCGIVGPGVMGKTALASFIAVRPGIETVKIKGRSQGSIDSFVKYVKEEFPTVKNIEIVDDIESAVKDADVVCLATSATLGNLDEYPYVKEEWIKPGAVICCPASARFDEDFIVNKARTVVDCLHLYEAWAEEYPYPTFHTIPIPACYNMDLLHEGKITKDDIHDLGDILMGTIPARRNDEEIIIYSVGGMPVEDIAWGTIVYRNALKKGIGTKLNLWEKPELA
- a CDS encoding (2Fe-2S)-binding protein, whose product is MRIEEHPVLGKIEKGELVDFTMDGKPLKGHEGEPISAALKAAGVMVHRHTHKHSPRGVFCAIGRCTDCVMVVNGKANVRTCVTPLEQGMVVETQYGVSAKAK
- a CDS encoding FAD-dependent oxidoreductase translates to MKRYDLIVVGAGPAGLSAAIEAAKRGLEVAVFDENSKPGGQLFKQIHKFFGSKEHKAKIRGFKIGDELLETANELGVKVVLNAIVIGIYSEKEITVNIDDEIIHYKADSIIVATGASENMVTFDGWTLPGVIGAGAAQTMMNLHGVKPGKKILMLGSGNVGLVVSYQLLQAGCEVVAVVDAAPKIGGYGVHAAKIARCGVPFYLSHTIIKAEGDDCINGVVVGEVDSKWQIVEGTEKHFDVDTICLAVGLSPISQLLKMAGCEMIEDPKKGGLVPVCDNYGATSLPGIFVAGDVSGIEEASSAMIEGRIAGIAAAHALGYIEKEELIKEAEELESSLISLRQGMFAPENRGKDILKTDEGFDVSNNLLRKGYLTDDEVTKYPGVKSVSGVHPIIECSQNIPCNPCQDACPKGCIKIGSDITTLPAFDESTKCTGCGLCVVSCSGQSIFLIDEDKEKGYTHITMPYEFLPLPEKGDKGKALDRSGKPICEAEVVGVRTSKNFDQTSLLTIKVTDDMGMKARFFKQLQEVK
- a CDS encoding (2Fe-2S)-binding protein, yielding MSKINDRSKDIGKFIPQADDDTIICRCEEVTKGEIRQAIHAGMFTLQEVRKYLRTGMGLCQGQTCGKLVKKIISQELGISPLELESAVSRAPMRPIEMKVLGNERKG